Proteins encoded within one genomic window of Saccharopolyspora pogona:
- a CDS encoding ScbA/BarX family gamma-butyrolactone biosynthesis protein, translating into MSKDAGELAPSAGAFSHTVAREMVHRWALSEVFITGFNAAGRREFLVDAQLPIYHAYYTDHAARPELFDPLLLLECCRQGGTYGAHELLGLPMNSTMLVKTASIQITNLDGLVIGTRPGELRMSGVFTDVQMRAGIPRNMGMDAELTLSGRSIGTARIEATAVAKTTFRTLRTRQRTSEPPTSSELPATPAGVPLSPHLFGRKLPENVVLTNARRDHHSTSAQLGVNPRNRSLFDHEYDHYPAMSLFEAARQLSLLALDDGTGAAATRVRCTSFSAEFIRFAELDSPVDLRIVGEHSNELDVHFVQDGTVIATTTVGFDQVGTSSEVAA; encoded by the coding sequence TCATCACGGGATTCAATGCGGCTGGCCGACGCGAGTTCCTGGTAGATGCGCAGCTACCCATCTACCACGCCTACTACACCGATCACGCGGCTCGACCGGAGCTGTTCGATCCGCTGCTGCTGCTGGAGTGCTGCCGCCAGGGCGGCACCTATGGCGCCCATGAACTGCTCGGCCTGCCGATGAACTCCACGATGCTGGTCAAGACGGCGAGCATCCAAATCACCAACCTGGACGGACTGGTCATCGGCACCCGGCCCGGTGAATTGCGGATGAGCGGCGTGTTCACCGACGTCCAGATGCGCGCCGGAATACCCCGAAACATGGGAATGGACGCTGAGCTTACGTTGTCCGGGCGATCGATCGGGACCGCGCGCATCGAAGCCACCGCGGTCGCCAAGACAACCTTCCGGACCCTGCGGACCCGGCAGCGCACCAGCGAACCGCCGACATCGTCCGAGCTGCCCGCGACCCCGGCTGGGGTGCCGCTCAGCCCGCACCTCTTCGGGCGCAAACTGCCCGAGAACGTGGTGCTGACCAACGCCCGCAGGGACCACCATTCCACGTCGGCGCAACTGGGCGTCAACCCGCGCAACCGCAGCCTGTTCGACCACGAATACGACCACTACCCGGCGATGAGCCTGTTCGAAGCGGCACGCCAGCTCTCGCTGCTGGCGCTCGACGACGGCACCGGCGCGGCAGCGACCCGGGTGCGGTGCACGTCGTTCAGCGCCGAGTTCATCCGCTTCGCGGAACTGGACTCCCCTGTCGACCTGAGGATCGTCGGAGAGCACAGCAACGAACTCGACGTGCACTTCGTGCAGGACGGCACCGTGATCGCCACCACCACCGTCGGGTTCGACCAGGTCGGCACGTCCAGCGAGGTGGCTGCATGA
- a CDS encoding HAD family hydrolase, translating to MTFRAVWTDFGGVLTPPVNESFAGFAAQVGAPPAVLRAAMQKVAARYGVDDVMAPLDTPLTTEADWARQVTAEVREDTGAEVDLSRLGERWFAGRPANSSWVGTLRKLREQGVFVGLLSNMPPSWDEQWRRMVSPELFDSVVLSYEVGSRKPEAAIFGLAVERCGFPVGECVLVDDMAKNCAGARETGWQAVHFTSSDDAAAELDRQRMGS from the coding sequence ATGACGTTCCGGGCGGTGTGGACCGACTTCGGCGGGGTGCTGACTCCACCGGTCAACGAGAGCTTCGCGGGGTTCGCGGCACAGGTCGGCGCTCCCCCCGCAGTGCTGCGGGCAGCCATGCAGAAGGTCGCTGCCCGCTACGGCGTGGACGATGTGATGGCACCGCTGGACACTCCGCTGACCACCGAAGCCGACTGGGCTCGGCAGGTGACGGCCGAGGTTCGCGAGGACACCGGAGCCGAGGTGGATCTCTCGCGGCTCGGGGAGCGCTGGTTCGCCGGCCGCCCGGCGAACTCCTCCTGGGTCGGCACGCTGCGGAAGCTCCGCGAGCAGGGGGTGTTCGTCGGGTTGCTGTCGAACATGCCGCCGAGCTGGGACGAGCAGTGGCGGCGCATGGTGTCGCCGGAGCTATTCGACTCCGTCGTGCTGTCCTACGAGGTGGGCAGCCGCAAACCGGAAGCCGCTATTTTCGGGCTCGCCGTTGAGCGCTGCGGTTTCCCGGTCGGCGAGTGCGTGCTCGTCGACGACATGGCCAAGAACTGCGCGGGTGCGCGCGAAACCGGCTGGCAGGCAGTGCACTTCACCAGCAGCGACGACGCAGCTGCCGAACTGGACCGGCAAAGGATGGGATCATGA
- the fabG gene encoding 3-oxoacyl-ACP reductase FabG has product MTRSVLVTGGNRGIGREIAQSFAKAGHRVAITYRSEPPPGDFLAVRADITSPDDVEQLFRRIEEEHGPVEVLVANAGITRDKLLPRLSDDDFSDVLETNLTGSFRVARRAARKMFSARWGRIIFVSSIVGFTGAPGQINYSASKSGLTGLTRSLAWELGSRGITANLVAPGLIETEMTAELTASRREEVLRMTAMRRTGSPDEVAGVVEFLASDAASFITGAAIPVSGGFGMGC; this is encoded by the coding sequence ATGACTAGATCAGTACTGGTCACCGGCGGGAACCGGGGCATCGGCCGGGAAATCGCCCAGTCCTTCGCAAAAGCCGGACACCGGGTGGCGATCACCTACCGATCCGAGCCGCCACCGGGGGATTTCCTCGCCGTGCGCGCGGACATCACCTCCCCCGACGACGTCGAGCAACTGTTTCGGCGGATCGAAGAAGAACACGGGCCGGTCGAGGTGCTGGTGGCCAACGCCGGGATCACCCGTGACAAGCTGTTGCCCCGGCTCAGCGACGATGACTTCTCCGATGTGCTGGAGACCAACCTGACCGGTTCGTTCCGGGTCGCGCGGCGAGCCGCGCGCAAGATGTTCAGCGCGCGATGGGGCCGGATCATCTTCGTCTCCTCGATCGTCGGGTTCACCGGAGCGCCCGGGCAGATCAACTACAGCGCATCCAAATCCGGGTTGACCGGGCTCACCCGCTCGCTGGCCTGGGAGCTCGGCTCGCGCGGCATCACCGCGAACCTGGTCGCACCGGGTCTGATCGAGACCGAAATGACTGCTGAGCTCACCGCATCCAGGCGCGAAGAGGTCCTGCGGATGACGGCGATGCGTCGTACGGGCAGTCCCGACGAGGTGGCCGGGGTGGTGGAGTTCCTCGCCAGCGACGCCGCCTCCTTCATCACCGGGGCGGCGATCCCGGTCAGCGGCGGCTTCGGCATGGGCTGCTGA
- a CDS encoding MMPL family transporter, translated as MSKSPPQAQDQDPGSGTTRPPALRRLGRYIARRPRVIALVGVVLFIISLVIGSGAMNRLLLSRFESPGSQSLQVAEQLQQQFDTGKPQFMLLVTAKQGTVDDPQLAAAGRALEQELANHVGVLDVSSYWSRGGSPALRSNDSRQALIIGRLEGDVTQARTELGRSISPDFTREDAQVRVQVGGADEVFRQAAQQARTDFFRGELIALPMALILLFAIYRRFRVAALTLGMGFFAVVATLALLRGVTYVTEVSTFAANLTLVMGLGLGIDYSLFIINRYRESLRAGRTVQQSVEDAVATAGKTVAFSGVTVAVSLACLMLFPFPFLRSFAYSGVGVVATSVFAALVILPAVLALLGRAADRRKPPRNTSGGAWHTMAVRMMKRPLVYGVPALVVVLALGSPVLGLQFGLPDDRILPPETSSRVTQQSIRDNFGQEEMDAIQLLTDDLPGTVASSAEIERYATALSNVPGVAQVDALTGSYRQGQQILEPNESSQRFADKQSTWFSAVPTNEVLAGGDVATLVSQLRSAMSGVDVGVGGYPSELNDFRTALVERLPVVLVLIFVVTFIILFLMTGSVLLPAKATVLNVLSMSVMFGALVWVFQDGNLAGLLDFTPTGQVEPTFPILMFCIAYGLSMDYEVFMMSRIKEEHDRTGDNVQAVAVGIERSGPLITAAAVILALAFASYGVSGVMYLKMLGIGMALVILVDATLIRAVLVPVFMRLAGNANWWAPAPLRKLHERFGITEQETSRSEPRVPSGAAH; from the coding sequence GTGTCCAAATCGCCACCCCAGGCCCAAGACCAGGATCCGGGCTCCGGGACCACCCGCCCCCCGGCGCTGCGCAGGCTGGGGAGGTACATCGCACGCCGGCCGCGCGTTATCGCGCTGGTCGGTGTCGTGCTGTTCATCATTTCGCTGGTGATCGGCTCCGGTGCGATGAACCGGCTCCTGCTGAGCCGGTTCGAAAGCCCCGGCTCGCAGTCGCTGCAGGTCGCAGAGCAGCTGCAGCAGCAGTTCGACACGGGCAAACCGCAGTTCATGCTGCTGGTCACCGCCAAGCAGGGAACCGTGGACGATCCGCAACTAGCCGCGGCGGGCCGCGCGCTGGAGCAGGAGCTGGCCAACCACGTCGGGGTGCTCGACGTCTCGTCGTACTGGTCCCGGGGCGGTTCGCCCGCGCTGCGCAGCAACGACTCCCGCCAGGCGCTGATCATCGGCCGCTTGGAAGGCGATGTGACGCAGGCGCGCACCGAGCTGGGCCGCAGCATCTCGCCGGACTTCACCCGCGAGGACGCACAGGTCAGGGTGCAGGTCGGCGGAGCCGATGAGGTCTTCCGGCAGGCCGCCCAGCAGGCCAGGACCGACTTCTTCCGCGGTGAGCTGATCGCGCTGCCGATGGCGCTGATCCTGCTGTTCGCCATCTACCGCCGGTTCCGGGTCGCCGCGCTGACCCTCGGGATGGGTTTCTTCGCAGTGGTGGCGACGCTGGCGCTGCTGCGCGGGGTCACCTACGTCACCGAGGTCTCCACGTTCGCGGCGAACCTGACCCTCGTGATGGGGCTGGGCCTGGGAATCGACTACAGCCTGTTCATCATCAACCGGTACCGGGAGTCGCTGCGCGCGGGCCGTACCGTCCAGCAGTCGGTCGAGGACGCGGTGGCCACGGCGGGCAAGACGGTGGCCTTCAGCGGTGTGACGGTCGCCGTCTCGCTGGCGTGCCTGATGTTGTTCCCGTTCCCCTTCCTGCGTTCGTTCGCCTACTCCGGTGTCGGCGTGGTGGCGACGTCGGTGTTCGCCGCACTGGTGATCCTGCCCGCGGTGCTGGCGTTGCTGGGCCGCGCCGCCGACCGCCGCAAGCCCCCGCGCAACACCTCGGGCGGCGCCTGGCACACCATGGCGGTGCGCATGATGAAGCGCCCGCTGGTCTACGGCGTGCCCGCACTCGTCGTGGTGCTCGCACTCGGTTCGCCGGTGCTGGGCCTGCAGTTCGGCCTGCCCGACGACCGGATCTTGCCGCCGGAGACCTCCAGCCGGGTCACCCAGCAGTCCATCCGGGACAACTTCGGTCAGGAGGAGATGGATGCGATCCAGCTGCTGACCGACGACCTGCCGGGGACGGTGGCCAGCAGCGCCGAGATCGAGCGCTACGCCACCGCACTGTCCAATGTGCCCGGTGTCGCGCAGGTGGATGCGCTCACCGGTTCCTACCGGCAGGGGCAGCAGATCCTGGAGCCCAACGAGAGCTCGCAGCGCTTCGCTGACAAACAGAGCACCTGGTTCTCCGCAGTGCCCACCAACGAGGTGCTGGCCGGTGGTGACGTCGCCACGCTGGTCTCGCAGCTGCGCTCGGCGATGTCCGGGGTCGACGTCGGTGTTGGCGGTTACCCGTCCGAGCTCAACGACTTCCGGACCGCGCTGGTCGAGCGGCTGCCGGTCGTACTGGTGCTCATCTTCGTCGTCACGTTCATCATCCTGTTTCTGATGACCGGCAGCGTGCTGCTGCCGGCGAAGGCCACCGTGCTCAACGTGCTGAGCATGTCGGTGATGTTCGGCGCGCTGGTCTGGGTGTTCCAGGACGGCAACCTAGCCGGACTGCTGGACTTCACCCCGACCGGACAGGTCGAGCCGACCTTCCCGATCCTGATGTTCTGCATCGCGTACGGGCTATCCATGGACTACGAGGTGTTCATGATGTCCCGGATCAAGGAGGAGCACGACCGCACCGGCGACAACGTGCAGGCCGTGGCGGTGGGCATCGAGCGCAGCGGACCGCTGATCACCGCTGCCGCGGTGATCCTGGCGCTCGCCTTCGCCAGCTACGGCGTCTCCGGCGTGATGTACCTGAAGATGCTGGGCATCGGCATGGCACTGGTGATCCTGGTCGACGCCACGCTGATCCGGGCGGTGCTGGTCCCGGTGTTCATGCGCCTGGCGGGCAACGCGAACTGGTGGGCGCCCGCGCCGCTGCGCAAGCTGCACGAGCGGTTCGGCATCACCGAGCAGGAGACGTCGCGGTCCGAGCCGCGCGTCCCATCCGGCGCCGCGCACTGA
- a CDS encoding alpha/beta hydrolase produces MFVKRFVAALAVVLVAVGLPVLAPPEASAQAIVDLPVSFQVQNVNRTTSQCTADGHTYTIRGHLTAPASVLSRPNPAVTLYVHGTNTGEWIWRLDSPGHDYVRTLAEKGHASVTIDRLGYGSSPIPNGFATCSGAHADIADQIVRQLRAGTYTVDGAAPTRFTRVFMAGHSSGALVAETAAFSFGNVDGIVLTGWAAIGLTEDTMRRFFSAYDRCLEGGEAGYPPGFVHFDGSLDGFLAGGLGPDAEPRVREAITPLYPANPCGVMVSEPVGIMSDLTRIGEIKVPVHLIFGAKDVLRQGVESYPGLFTSSDDVTATTVPDAGHFVTLDVNSSVVTDGIADWLDRHQ; encoded by the coding sequence ATGTTCGTCAAACGCTTCGTCGCGGCGCTGGCGGTGGTGCTGGTCGCCGTCGGGCTGCCGGTCCTGGCCCCGCCGGAAGCCAGTGCGCAGGCCATTGTGGACTTACCAGTCTCCTTCCAGGTCCAGAACGTCAACCGCACCACCAGCCAGTGCACCGCCGACGGTCACACCTACACCATCCGCGGCCACCTGACCGCGCCGGCGTCGGTGCTCTCGCGGCCGAACCCGGCGGTCACGCTCTACGTGCATGGCACCAACACCGGTGAGTGGATCTGGCGGCTCGACAGCCCCGGCCACGACTACGTGCGGACGCTGGCGGAGAAGGGCCACGCGTCGGTGACCATCGACCGCCTCGGCTATGGCTCCAGCCCCATCCCCAACGGGTTCGCCACCTGCAGCGGGGCGCACGCCGACATCGCCGACCAGATCGTGCGGCAGCTGCGCGCGGGCACCTACACCGTCGACGGCGCCGCACCGACCCGTTTCACCCGCGTGTTCATGGCGGGCCACTCCAGTGGCGCGCTGGTCGCCGAGACCGCAGCGTTCTCCTTCGGCAACGTCGACGGCATCGTGCTGACCGGCTGGGCCGCGATCGGCTTGACCGAGGACACCATGCGGCGGTTCTTCTCCGCCTACGACCGGTGCCTGGAAGGCGGAGAAGCCGGCTACCCGCCTGGTTTCGTCCACTTCGACGGCAGCCTGGACGGCTTCCTGGCCGGCGGGCTCGGACCGGACGCCGAACCGCGCGTCAGGGAGGCGATCACTCCGCTATACCCGGCCAACCCGTGCGGGGTGATGGTGTCCGAACCGGTGGGCATCATGTCCGACCTGACCCGCATCGGCGAGATCAAGGTCCCGGTGCACCTGATCTTCGGTGCGAAGGACGTCCTGCGCCAAGGCGTCGAAAGCTACCCCGGACTGTTCACCAGCAGCGACGACGTCACGGCTACGACGGTGCCCGATGCCGGGCACTTCGTGACCCTGGACGTCAACTCGTCGGTGGTCACCGACGGGATCGCGGACTGGCTCGATCGCCACCAGTAA
- a CDS encoding alpha/beta hydrolase has product MSKRRVSSFVILLIAVAVLVGVPVLVVGGSGDGAGAADQHAVRVDQLNEETSARLAGAGIVDVPVQFTVQNINRSKAACYTDGQTYVVRGHLTTPRDLLARPDKEVTLYQHGIGTGEWYWRMPIPGYHQAEEMARRGHASLTIDRIGYDSSDKPNGLGTCLGGQADMTHQIVEQLRAGGYRADGLPAPAPAFGRVLLAGHHNGAQISQIEAYSFGDVDGLVLMGWADRGLTDDADATFFGAFSSCMQGGGGPAEKADDPPGYVYFDLGRTRFAEDNLRDVRPEVVGAVTQQQNRTPCAELASQLEAVVVDLQHLNEITVPVLMVQGEQDSRITGGEQNLAPFAGTTDKQLLTVPGAGHFMGLGERAQVLHDGMASWLDLH; this is encoded by the coding sequence GTGTCCAAGCGTCGAGTGAGTTCCTTCGTCATCCTGCTGATCGCCGTGGCAGTGCTGGTCGGAGTGCCCGTGCTGGTGGTCGGCGGCAGCGGGGACGGCGCGGGCGCGGCCGATCAGCATGCCGTGCGCGTGGACCAGCTCAACGAGGAGACCAGCGCGCGGCTGGCCGGGGCGGGCATCGTCGACGTCCCGGTGCAGTTCACCGTGCAGAACATCAACCGTTCGAAGGCCGCCTGCTACACCGACGGCCAGACCTACGTCGTGCGCGGGCACCTGACCACCCCGCGAGACCTGCTGGCGCGGCCGGACAAGGAGGTGACGCTCTACCAGCACGGCATCGGCACCGGCGAGTGGTACTGGCGGATGCCGATCCCCGGCTACCACCAGGCGGAGGAGATGGCCCGCCGCGGCCACGCGTCGCTGACCATCGACCGCATCGGCTACGACAGCAGCGACAAGCCCAACGGGCTGGGGACCTGTCTCGGCGGTCAGGCCGACATGACGCACCAGATCGTCGAGCAGCTCCGCGCCGGCGGCTACCGCGCCGACGGGCTGCCCGCGCCGGCCCCGGCGTTCGGCAGGGTGCTGCTGGCCGGGCACCACAACGGCGCGCAGATCAGCCAGATCGAGGCGTACTCCTTCGGCGACGTCGACGGCCTGGTGCTGATGGGCTGGGCTGACCGGGGCCTGACCGACGACGCCGACGCCACGTTCTTCGGCGCGTTCTCCTCCTGCATGCAGGGCGGGGGCGGACCGGCGGAGAAGGCCGACGATCCGCCCGGCTACGTCTACTTCGACCTGGGCCGCACCCGGTTCGCCGAGGACAACCTCCGCGACGTGCGGCCGGAGGTGGTCGGCGCGGTCACCCAGCAGCAGAACCGCACTCCCTGCGCCGAACTGGCCTCGCAGCTGGAGGCCGTCGTGGTCGACCTCCAGCACCTGAACGAGATCACCGTGCCGGTGCTGATGGTCCAGGGCGAGCAGGACTCCCGGATCACCGGCGGTGAGCAGAACCTCGCACCGTTCGCCGGCACCACCGACAAGCAGCTGCTGACCGTGCCCGGCGCCGGCCACTTCATGGGGTTGGGGGAGCGGGCGCAGGTGCTCCACGACGGCATGGCGTCGTGGCTGGACCTGCACTGA
- a CDS encoding MMPL family transporter, giving the protein MSGLPVYIRAQLRASTRILALELAGGATLRQKPESDLFHALARLISRQPRMLLLVALAFVVGSVVLGGGVADRLLAGQGTENPASDSSRADDLLEEHFPESRPNLLLLVSSDRGVDDQRIAAQGVRLAERLAYEPGVTGVTSYWQTGAEDLKSEDGRYALIAAHVAGTEDEASRMGAELAPEYTGRHGDLDVRVGGMTAVLSDVETTIAEDLAASELIALPLVLIILVLVFGSVVAASLPLMVGIIAITGTNGVLWLLAGVTDVSMFAQNITTMLGLGLAIDYALLMVRRYRDELRRGLDPRAAVAATMRTAGRTVLFSAVTVSVALSAMLLFPLYFLRSLAYAGISVVLLAAVAALVVLPASLVLLGHRVNALDVRRAVRRRRRESRRFPALIATVMRGAPVFAVGSVVILVVLGLPFQRVEFGMADDRQLPADAESHMVQQVLRDQFDNSVTGTIDVVAPSPAGAELADYATRLSTVAGVEEVRTSMGTFAAGRQSKRRITVDAVRDEAGLNHLQILPDDGIEDISPESQDLVRQIRAVPSPFPGTLVSGQSAAVVDTQEAIGDRLGWALALIVVSTLVLVFLLTGSVLVPVQVVVLNALSLTAMFGAVVWVFQDGNLSDLIGFTPVGFIDTSLPVLMFCMAFGLSMDYGVFLLSRIKEEHDRTGDNETAVAAGVRNTGGIITAAAVLLAVVLVAIGTSRVTNSMMLGWGVALAVLVDATVVRCLLVPAVMKLSGNANWWAPSWLRRFQQRYGLREGESTPAATVTEKTTVDTLAPN; this is encoded by the coding sequence ATGTCCGGATTGCCGGTCTATATTCGAGCTCAGTTGCGAGCAAGTACTCGTATTTTAGCGCTCGAACTGGCCGGGGGCGCCACGCTCCGGCAGAAACCGGAGTCCGACTTGTTCCACGCACTCGCCCGCCTGATCTCGCGGCAGCCGCGGATGCTCCTGCTGGTCGCGCTCGCCTTCGTCGTCGGTTCCGTGGTGCTCGGCGGCGGTGTCGCTGACCGGCTGCTGGCCGGTCAGGGCACCGAGAACCCCGCGTCCGACTCCAGCCGCGCCGACGACCTGCTGGAGGAGCACTTTCCGGAAAGCCGCCCGAACCTGCTGCTGCTGGTCTCCAGCGACCGCGGGGTCGATGACCAGAGGATCGCCGCGCAGGGCGTCCGGCTCGCCGAGCGACTGGCCTACGAGCCGGGCGTCACCGGCGTGACCTCCTACTGGCAGACCGGCGCTGAGGACCTCAAGTCCGAGGACGGCCGCTACGCCCTGATCGCCGCGCACGTCGCCGGTACCGAGGACGAGGCCAGCCGGATGGGTGCCGAGTTGGCGCCCGAGTACACCGGCCGCCACGGCGACCTCGACGTCCGGGTCGGCGGCATGACCGCCGTGCTTTCCGACGTCGAGACCACCATCGCCGAGGACCTGGCCGCCTCGGAGCTGATCGCGCTTCCGCTGGTCCTGATCATCCTGGTGCTGGTGTTCGGCAGCGTGGTGGCCGCCTCGCTGCCGCTGATGGTCGGCATCATCGCGATCACCGGCACCAACGGCGTGCTGTGGCTGCTGGCCGGGGTCACGGACGTGTCGATGTTCGCCCAGAACATCACCACCATGCTGGGCCTGGGGCTGGCGATCGACTACGCGCTGCTGATGGTCCGGCGCTACCGCGACGAGCTCCGCCGCGGGCTCGACCCGCGCGCCGCCGTCGCCGCCACCATGCGCACGGCAGGCCGGACCGTGCTGTTCTCCGCCGTGACGGTGTCCGTCGCGCTGTCGGCGATGCTGTTGTTCCCGCTGTACTTCCTGCGTTCGCTGGCCTACGCGGGCATCTCCGTGGTACTGCTGGCCGCAGTTGCGGCGCTGGTGGTGCTGCCCGCCTCTTTGGTGCTTCTCGGCCACCGGGTCAACGCGCTGGACGTGCGGCGCGCGGTGCGTCGCAGGCGGCGCGAGAGCAGGCGTTTCCCGGCGCTGATCGCGACCGTGATGCGCGGCGCGCCGGTGTTCGCGGTCGGCTCGGTGGTGATCCTGGTGGTACTCGGGCTGCCGTTCCAGCGTGTCGAGTTCGGCATGGCCGACGACCGGCAGCTACCTGCCGACGCCGAGTCGCACATGGTGCAGCAGGTCCTCCGGGACCAGTTCGACAACAGCGTCACCGGCACCATCGACGTCGTCGCGCCGAGCCCCGCCGGGGCGGAGCTCGCCGACTACGCGACTCGGCTGTCCACTGTGGCGGGCGTTGAAGAGGTACGGACGTCGATGGGGACCTTCGCAGCCGGCCGCCAGTCGAAGCGGCGGATCACGGTTGACGCCGTCCGCGACGAGGCGGGCCTGAACCACCTGCAGATCCTGCCCGACGACGGCATCGAAGACATCTCGCCGGAAAGCCAGGACCTGGTGCGCCAGATCCGCGCGGTGCCCAGCCCGTTCCCGGGCACGCTGGTCTCCGGGCAGAGCGCCGCCGTGGTCGACACCCAGGAGGCGATCGGCGACCGGCTCGGCTGGGCGCTCGCGCTGATCGTGGTCAGCACGCTGGTCCTGGTGTTCCTGCTGACCGGCAGCGTGCTGGTTCCGGTGCAGGTGGTGGTGCTCAACGCGCTGAGCCTGACCGCGATGTTCGGCGCGGTGGTGTGGGTGTTCCAGGACGGCAACCTCAGCGACCTGATCGGCTTCACCCCGGTCGGTTTCATCGACACCTCGCTGCCGGTGCTGATGTTCTGCATGGCGTTCGGGCTGTCCATGGACTACGGCGTGTTCCTGCTCTCGCGGATCAAGGAGGAACACGACCGCACCGGCGACAACGAGACCGCGGTGGCCGCGGGCGTGCGCAACACCGGCGGCATCATCACCGCCGCCGCGGTCCTGCTCGCCGTGGTGCTGGTGGCCATCGGCACCTCGCGGGTAACCAATTCGATGATGCTCGGCTGGGGTGTCGCGCTGGCGGTCTTGGTCGACGCGACCGTGGTGCGCTGCCTGCTGGTGCCCGCGGTGATGAAGCTGTCCGGCAACGCGAACTGGTGGGCGCCCTCGTGGCTGCGCCGGTTCCAGCAGCGCTACGGGCTACGGGAGGGCGAAAGCACGCCCGCCGCAACGGTAACCGAGAAGACCACTGTAGACACCCTCGCGCCGAACTGA
- a CDS encoding MFS transporter codes for MSTAKTGAAAPAAGTAAEGRDASAGVKITSLATGFVMATLDITVVNVAGAAIQQQLETTLAQLTWVVDGYVLTLASLLLLAGGLANRVGAKVVYQWGMAVFSVASLACAFAPTAEVLIAARFAQGAGAALFMPSSLSLLVHSFPDKRKRTRMLGLWSAIVATASGFGPTVGGLMVSAFGWRSIFLLNLPIGAIGMIMTARYIKPVGGGSTKLAASGHALFVVMLTALSFALIEGPQLGWTSSAVLTAAVVAVLVTGLLVVRERRAEEHVMPWRVFQNPGFSGANIVGFLFNFALFGSMFMVGLYLQHARGASPLQAGLLLLPMTIFFPVSNIVFSRISAIFSNGLLLTAFLLLAGVSSLTMITVSPATPYWVLALAVGMANVGAGIISPAMTAALVDAAGPEHANIAGSVLNANRQIGSLVGIAAVSVVLAAAHDWTRGPQASFVLVASAYTLAAMSAWRLIVKSERIEAANSGPAGA; via the coding sequence ATGAGCACTGCCAAAACCGGCGCGGCAGCCCCCGCTGCCGGTACTGCCGCTGAAGGGCGGGACGCATCAGCTGGGGTGAAAATCACTTCCCTCGCCACCGGCTTCGTGATGGCGACACTCGACATCACGGTCGTCAACGTCGCGGGTGCGGCGATCCAGCAGCAACTCGAGACCACCCTCGCCCAGCTCACCTGGGTAGTCGACGGATACGTCCTGACGCTCGCGTCGCTGTTGCTCCTCGCTGGCGGGCTCGCCAACCGCGTGGGGGCGAAAGTCGTTTACCAGTGGGGCATGGCAGTGTTCTCCGTCGCCTCGTTGGCTTGCGCGTTCGCCCCCACGGCCGAGGTGCTGATCGCGGCCCGCTTCGCACAGGGAGCGGGGGCCGCGCTGTTCATGCCCAGTTCCCTGTCTCTGCTGGTCCATTCCTTCCCGGACAAGCGGAAACGCACCAGAATGCTGGGCCTGTGGTCCGCGATCGTGGCGACCGCATCCGGCTTCGGACCGACGGTCGGCGGTCTCATGGTCAGTGCGTTCGGATGGCGAAGCATCTTCCTGCTCAACCTGCCGATCGGGGCCATCGGCATGATCATGACCGCCCGCTACATCAAACCAGTCGGTGGCGGTTCGACGAAACTGGCCGCGTCAGGCCATGCCTTGTTCGTCGTCATGCTCACCGCGCTGAGCTTTGCGCTCATCGAGGGACCCCAACTCGGCTGGACATCCTCAGCAGTCCTCACGGCGGCCGTGGTGGCTGTGCTCGTCACCGGGCTCCTGGTGGTCCGGGAGCGGCGTGCCGAAGAGCACGTCATGCCGTGGAGGGTGTTCCAGAACCCCGGATTTTCCGGTGCCAACATCGTCGGCTTCCTGTTCAACTTCGCGCTTTTCGGCAGCATGTTCATGGTCGGGCTCTACCTTCAGCATGCGCGCGGGGCCAGCCCCCTCCAGGCCGGCCTGCTACTGCTGCCCATGACGATCTTCTTCCCCGTCTCCAACATCGTTTTCTCGCGGATTTCCGCGATTTTCAGCAATGGCCTGCTGCTGACAGCGTTCCTGCTGCTGGCGGGTGTTTCGTCGCTGACCATGATCACGGTTTCCCCGGCGACCCCCTATTGGGTGCTGGCCCTTGCTGTCGGGATGGCGAACGTCGGTGCGGGCATCATCTCCCCGGCGATGACGGCGGCCCTGGTGGACGCCGCAGGCCCAGAACACGCCAACATCGCAGGTTCGGTGCTGAACGCCAATCGCCAGATCGGCTCGCTGGTCGGCATCGCAGCTGTCAGCGTTGTCCTAGCCGCAGCTCATGACTGGACCCGAGGCCCGCAAGCCTCTTTCGTTCTCGTCGCCAGTGCGTACACCCTGGCTGCGATGAGCGCGTGGCGGCTCATCGTGAAGTCTGAACGCATCGAAGCGGCGAACTCAGGCCCCGCCGGGGCCTGA